GTGTGAGTTCCCAGAAAAAAATCATGGGGGCCTTTTACGCCCAGGGCACCGTGAACATGGACAAACAAACACAAACCGTCGGCGCCGTGGTGGGCAATTATTTCAGCATGGGAAACCAGGTGCCGGACATATTTCAAGTGCCCTCACTGGTAGAGTTTCTGCCTTATGGCATGATTGGCAACACCCCCACCGGCGGCAACAACACCCTAAGCCTCCTGGCATGGCGCGAAATGGGCGTATAACCACATGGAATTCATCAAAAAAAACGCTTTGCCCCTGTGCCTGCTGGCCGCCTGCGTCATCGCCGTGCTGGTCGGCGGGTATGCCCTGCTAAGTCCCGGCGGCCGGGAGCTTCCAGCGCCACGTTTTCAGCGCGTGCTCCCCGCCACGTCCCAAAGCCAGGAAAAAATGCGGGAAATCCTTTACAGGCCCCCTGCGGAACCCCGCCCCACCGAGCATGACGAGCGCCTTGCGGCCATCGAGGATTATCGGACACGCCTTGAGGAGAATCCCGACAGCGAGGAGGCCCCCATCCTCCTGCTGGCCATGGGCAACCTCCAAAAAATGGAGGGCGACTGCGACAATGCCATCGCGGCCTACGAGCAGGTCATTCTTAACCATCCACAATCCAACCAATACCTGGACGCCTGGCTGGAAACCGCCACCTGCTACGAGGTCATGGACGACTACAACAACATGATCCGCACCTACATGGACATGGCCAAGGCCTTCCCGCCCGATACCGAGGCGCACAAATTTGCCCTGAGCAAACTGGGCATGTCCGACATCACCGTGCCCGGCCCCCTGCCCGAAGTGACTCCCGAGCCCGAGCCGGACAACGCCGAATATGTCGTGGAAGACCCGCCCCTGGCGCCCGAGGAAGACACCACTCTGGCACCCGGGGAAGACGAGCCACAGGTTTCCGGCGAAGACGCCGCCCCGCCTCCCGCGACCGACGTCACCGCCCCCCAGTGAACTGGCTGCCGTCAGCCTCCGGCCGCATAAAAGCGCACCGGCATCCACGCCCCCAACCGTCGTAAAGACAATCCGTTCCCCGTCAGCCTGAAAACACCTGAAATTGGAAAGCGTCCCCGTCCTATGGGATAATCACCCCACGCGCCCGTAGCTCAGGAGGATAGAGCGTCAGCCTTCTAAGCTGAATGCCGATGGTTCGAGTCCATCCGGGCGCGCCATTTCCTCACCACTGCCCCCCACTGCCTTGCGCCGTAAGCCCCTGTCGTTATTGGGCGAAACGCATTTCGTATCAGTTCCATGCTTCACTGTTCCAGAATCACGGAATCTGCCTCCCACTGCCTCGCTTGCCCTCGAAAAGCCTGAATTATGGGCAAGCGTTGGGGCAAGCGCAGAAGCGGCTTTTTTCTGTTCCCCACCCGCTCCCCATCCGATGAGTGGCAGAGCGTTCACGGCGTCCGCCATGTCGCCGACATTCGCATGGGAGTAGACTCCCAAGGTCATCTGCGGGGTGGCATGGCGCAGAAGTTTCTGGGCGACATGGACAGGCACCTTTGCCGCGACAAGGGCCGTCGCAAACGAATGCCGCAGACAGTGGCAGTCCACCACGCGCCCGGCCCCGTCATGCTTCGGTATGTCCGCCGCCTTGCGGTCTGCATCAAACACCTTGGACATGTTCATGGGCACGTCAAACACCGGCACCGCATCGAACGCGCCGGGGAACGCCGCCACAGACGCGCCACGTTGCCCCAGAAGACGCGCCTTCCGCTCCGCCACATATCCGGCTAATTCTTGGGCAAAGTCCCGCTGTAGGGGCACGGTGGCCGCTTTCCTGTTCTTCGCGTCGCGTCCGGCCAGCAGTAAATGCGGCGTGTCCGCGTCCAGCATCACATTGCCCAGCGTGATGGAACGCGCCTCATTCACGCGAAGCCCGGTCAAGGCCAGCGTCTTCCAGAACATGGCCCGCGTCTCGCCAAGCCAGCGGAGACTGTCCAGAGTCTTGTCTGATAGGTCCGCCGTATACTCGCCTTTGTGCGGCCCGCGTGTGACCAGACGCGCCTCCCGCTCTGGCCGGGTCCGCGCCGCCTCGATGAGCCGCCCAATCTCCACCGCCGACATGGCCCGCCGTGTGCGCCGCCGGTCGCCCTGCTCATCCCGCCGGGCCGTCCCGGTGAACGGGTTCGCCTTGGCATAGCCCTGCCGGAAACACCAGTTCCCAAAGGATGAGAACGCAGTCACATGGACGTTGTGCATCCGCGCCCCCATGACGGACTCGGGTTTCTCCGGGTCTTTCGCCGTTGTCGCCCGCTTCGTCAGACACCGCTCAAGGTCGGCGCGTGACATGTCGGCCAGTGTGCGCCAGCCCATCGCCGCGCCGTCCGCCTTGAGCAACGCCGCCCATTCGTCGGCGCACCGCTTGGCGCAGTTCCGCGCGCGCATGCTGGCAATGAACGCCTCCACCGTCTCCGCGTAGTCCCGCCGCCCATGGCGTGATGTCCGCACCTCCGCCGCCGAGACGACACCGGCCCTCACCCGTTCCTGCTCATTGACCAACTGGGCAAGCCGCGCCTGTGCCGCGTCGCGTGAACGGCAACCCGTGGACACCAGCCGCACCATGTCACCCGCATCACGGAATTGGGCGAACCAGACGGGTGACTCGATGAGCAACCGGGGCGCGCCGTCCTGTCCTGTGGTCACACGCGCAGTCTGCCGCTTGCCTTTGCCGTCCACCCATTTGGCATGAAGCACACCGCCCTTGGTGAACGTCTCCGCGTCCGCCGGTAGCGGTTTCGTGTAGGCCTTCCGTTTCAAGGTCGCCATGGTCCTACCCTTTCCGTGTCCGCTTCGTTGTCTCTTTGGGCATCAACGACAACCCGAAGAATTCCGCCAGCCGCTCCGCCTGTTCAAGCGTGATGCTGGTATCGCCGCGCATGAACCGCATGACGCTGATCCGGTTCACTCCGGCCCGTAGTCCAATCTGGCGATGGGGAAGCCCACTGTCCACAATCGCCTCTTTCAGGATGTCTGATATCGTTCTCATGGTTACTAGCATAACATGGCCTTTC
The genomic region above belongs to Candidatus Hydrogenedentota bacterium and contains:
- a CDS encoding site-specific integrase; translation: MATLKRKAYTKPLPADAETFTKGGVLHAKWVDGKGKRQTARVTTGQDGAPRLLIESPVWFAQFRDAGDMVRLVSTGCRSRDAAQARLAQLVNEQERVRAGVVSAAEVRTSRHGRRDYAETVEAFIASMRARNCAKRCADEWAALLKADGAAMGWRTLADMSRADLERCLTKRATTAKDPEKPESVMGARMHNVHVTAFSSFGNWCFRQGYAKANPFTGTARRDEQGDRRRTRRAMSAVEIGRLIEAARTRPEREARLVTRGPHKGEYTADLSDKTLDSLRWLGETRAMFWKTLALTGLRVNEARSITLGNVMLDADTPHLLLAGRDAKNRKAATVPLQRDFAQELAGYVAERKARLLGQRGASVAAFPGAFDAVPVFDVPMNMSKVFDADRKAADIPKHDGAGRVVDCHCLRHSFATALVAAKVPVHVAQKLLRHATPQMTLGVYSHANVGDMADAVNALPLIGWGAGGEQKKAASALAPTLAHNSGFSRASEAVGGRFRDSGTVKHGTDTKCVSPNNDRGLRRKAVGGSGEEMARPDGLEPSAFSLEG
- a CDS encoding tetratricopeptide repeat protein; this encodes MEFIKKNALPLCLLAACVIAVLVGGYALLSPGGRELPAPRFQRVLPATSQSQEKMREILYRPPAEPRPTEHDERLAAIEDYRTRLEENPDSEEAPILLLAMGNLQKMEGDCDNAIAAYEQVILNHPQSNQYLDAWLETATCYEVMDDYNNMIRTYMDMAKAFPPDTEAHKFALSKLGMSDITVPGPLPEVTPEPEPDNAEYVVEDPPLAPEEDTTLAPGEDEPQVSGEDAAPPPATDVTAPQ
- a CDS encoding helix-turn-helix transcriptional regulator, translating into MRTISDILKEAIVDSGLPHRQIGLRAGVNRISVMRFMRGDTSITLEQAERLAEFFGLSLMPKETTKRTRKG